One region of Vicia villosa cultivar HV-30 ecotype Madison, WI unplaced genomic scaffold, Vvil1.0 ctg.000399F_1_1, whole genome shotgun sequence genomic DNA includes:
- the LOC131627738 gene encoding protein FAR1-RELATED SEQUENCE 5-like, with translation MNKGVTDIVQYIRYVCNKHGFKHGSRADPKNKTNSDTPVLIEYQKEKELPEERTGCPASISLKYDSNVKGYHIYKWNVTHNHPFHKPEHSHYLRSAREISEPQKQLAIINSKSGMSVRSSFQVMRQIAGGSKNLGYCFQDLKNFLTTVRQKEMVIGDATIIQEYLRNEALRNPSFYYDIQVDSEENIASIFWSDAIMQQDYELFGDLISFDTTYRTNTEYRPLAPFLGFDNHRKSVLFGCAMLYDETSASFDWLFTTFLKCMKNKKPITIYTDQASALMKSVPNIFPDVFHGLCSWHMGENAKSNLGSRCNGAFLDELHHLVSNVDDEAEFDFNWNKMLQNCFGGKATSEFTWLVQIHRNRTQWSSAWVKSHFTTGLKTTQLSESFNAFLRHFLQPDHSLVQFFIHFNVMVEKMRDNHADCDFKAANTRPRNNYPNSQLMRSVVAKYTPASFVFIHKQYDLSFKYYYEEDTSRSSISNRVFKVFTIQLVRDADEMDFDNDAAANVYMSVEEVPENLLPNDQDPLRLDERVVTSLKSIPDHYILKRWTKGICPSLDALKPISIGGIQDTTFAQRYQQASGVMLQIITRVCMDADACQFFLNAAIECGKQAEELIVAKGVSGQPSSSRSASCKDTSVAKPLVVDSSGKKFKKRPNPIRAKKRLKSDYELARERQRFIAQRKKQKKEEDAAKLALTINNVD, from the exons atgaat aagggtgttacagacatTGTGCAATATATCCGTTATGTTTGTAACAAGCATGGTTTCAAGCACGGAAGTCGGGCAGATCCTAAGAACAAGACAAACTCGGATACTCCTGTTCTCATTGAATATCAGAAAGAGAAAGAACTTCCCGAGGAAAGGACTGGTTGCCCAGCTAGTATTTCGTTGAAGTATGATTCCAATGTTAAAGGTTATCACATATACAAATGGAATGTTACTCATAACCACCCTTTCCATAAACCCGAGCATTCGCATTACTTGAGATCGGCTCGAGAGATTAGTGAGCCTCAAAAACAACTTGCTATAATAAATTCAAAATCAGGCATGTCTGTAAGATCCTCCTTTCAAGTTATGCGTCAAATAGCTGGTGGTTCAAAGAACCTTGGGTATTGCTTCCAAGATTTAAAGAACTTTCTCACCACTGTTCGACAAAAGGAAATGGTCATTGGTGATGCAACTATTATCCAAGAATATCTTAGAAACGAAGCTTTGAGGAACCCATCATTTTATTATGATAtccaagtagattctgaagagaaCATAGCTAGTATTTTCTGGTCAGATGCAATCATGCAGCAAGACTATGAATTATTTGGTGATCTCATCAGTTTCGACACAACTTATCGAACAAATACGGAGTATCGCCCATTAG CTCCGTTCCTTGGATTTGACAACCACCGTAAGAGTGTATTATTTGGTTGTGCCATGCTCTACGATGAGACTTCAGCAAGTTTTGATTGGTTGTTTACCACTTTCCTGAAGTGCATGAAAAATAAGAAACCCATTACAATTTATACAGACCAAGCTTCTGCTTTGATGAAGTCAGTTCCAAACATCTTCCCCGATGTCTTCcatgggttgtgttcttggcacaTGGGGGAGAATGCAAAGTCCAACTTAGGCTCTCGTtgcaatggtgcatttcttgacgaACTACATCACTTGGTTTCGAATGTTGATGATGAGGCAGAGTTTGACTTCAATTGGAATAAGATGCTTCAAAATTGTTTTGGTGGTAAAGCCACTTCTGAATTTACTTGGCTTGTCCAGATTCATCGTAATCGTACTCAATGGTCTTCTGCTTGGGTGAAATCACACTTCACTACCGGTTTGAAGACCACACAGTTAAGCGAGTCATTCAATGCCTTTCTTCGCCACTTTCTTCAGCCAGACCACTCACTTGTGcaattctttatccatttcaatGTTATGGTTGAGAAAATGCGAGATAATCATGCTGATTGTGATTTCAAGGCTGCCAATACTAGGCCAAGAAACAATTATCCCAACAGCCAACTCATGAGGTCCGTTGTCGCCAAGTATACTCCAGCATCGTTTGTATTCATTCACAAGCAATATGATCTTTCTTTCAAATATTATTATGAGGAGGACACGTCAAGAAGTTCAATTTCTAATAGAGTTTTCAAAGTGTTCACAATTCAACTTGTTCGTGATGCCGATGAGATGGATTTTGATAATGATGCCGCTGCGAATGTTTATATGTCGGTCGAAGAAGTTCCAGAAAACCTTCTTCCTAATGATCAAGATCCTTTGCGACTTGATGAGAGGGTTGTTACT TCCTTGAAGTCCATACCTGACCACTACATATTGAAGCGTTGGACTAAAGGAATCTGTCCATCCCTTGATGCTTTAAAACCCATCAGTATTGGAGGTATTCAAGATACTACTTTTGCACAAAGATATCAACAAGCTTCTGGTGTTATGCTTCAGATTATAACCCGTGTTTGCATGGACGCTGATGCGTGCCAATTTTTTCTTAATGCTGCAATTGAATGTGGGAAGCAAGCAGAAGAGTTGATTGTTGCTAAAGGTGTTTCCGGTCAACCTTCATCTTCCAGGTCTGCATCTTGCAAAGATACTAGTGTTGCTAAACCTCTTGTAGTTGATTCTAGTGGAAAAAAGTTCAAAAAGAGACCCAATCCAATCAGGGCTAAGAAACGGCTCAAAAGTGATTATGAGTTAGCTAGGGAGAGACAAAGATTCATCGCACAGcggaagaaacaaaagaaagaagaagatgcTGCAAAATTAGCTTTAACAATCAACAATGttgattga